GTGACAAAGTGAGGTTTTTCTTTGAGAAAGGAGTTTTTAATGCTGATGGTCACTCATCAGTTAAATTGTCCCAAGGAGAGATCGCTCAACAAATTAGGCCATGCCCTACATGACCTAGTACCAGAATTCAGGGAAGTTGCATACAGCGACAAAATGAAAAACCTTAGCAGAAGTCTGGGGATGAAAAAACCAGCTGTCAACCAAAGCATGTACATCTTTAAGCAGCCCAGAATTGGTGGCACAGTTGTGCCCCATAGGGATTCAAACTTTATGGACACCGATCCAATGCTGTTATATGGAGTGTGGATAGCACTGGAGGATGCCAGTGTGGACAGTGGTTGTCTATGGTATGTCCCTGGTAGTCACAAAGAGAAGACGGCACTGAGGCTTGTAAGGAAAGCAACAGAAACTGGTGGAGTTACATCGGTGTTTGAAGGCCAACCTCCTGATAATAAGCCTGAAGAATATGTAGCTGTCCCAGGTGGGTTCATCCAGATATAACACTTTAAGGTTATTGAAGGATGATGAAGGTTAGCTAGTCGTGATGGTGTGTATTAGAGTGATACTTCTACAAGACAGAATCTGTCCTTCCAGTGATTTCAAAAGCAATGGAAAGCATTTCAAATTATCACAACACTAA
The nucleotide sequence above comes from Dysidea avara chromosome 3, odDysAvar1.4, whole genome shotgun sequence. Encoded proteins:
- the LOC136248419 gene encoding uncharacterized protein; translation: MVTHQLNCPKERSLNKLGHALHDLVPEFREVAYSDKMKNLSRSLGMKKPAVNQSMYIFKQPRIGGTVVPHRDSNFMDTDPMLLYGVWIALEDASVDSGCLWYVPGSHKEKTALRLVRKATETGGVTSVFEGQPPDNKPEEYVAVPGGFIQI